A DNA window from Paenibacillus andongensis contains the following coding sequences:
- the folE gene encoding GTP cyclohydrolase I FolE encodes MASIDYKNTRVAENRELIEQHVREILRLIGEDVDREGLLDTPARVTRMYEEIFSGYEANPRDVMGVTFDEQHEELVIIKDIIYYSQCEHHMAPFFGKVHVGYLPSGKVAGLSKFARLVDVITRKLQVQERITSEIADILDDVLKPHGVMVVVEGEHMCMCSRGVKKYGSKTITSAVRGSFRSDSTLRAEFLSLLK; translated from the coding sequence ATGGCGTCTATTGACTACAAAAATACAAGAGTTGCTGAGAATCGGGAGCTGATTGAACAGCATGTCCGCGAGATTTTACGGCTAATTGGCGAAGATGTAGATCGGGAAGGTTTGTTAGACACACCTGCTCGCGTAACCCGTATGTATGAAGAAATATTTTCGGGCTATGAGGCGAATCCGCGCGATGTGATGGGTGTAACTTTTGATGAACAGCACGAAGAGCTGGTTATTATTAAAGATATTATCTATTACAGTCAATGCGAGCATCATATGGCGCCCTTTTTCGGGAAAGTGCATGTAGGTTACTTACCAAGCGGGAAAGTGGCTGGACTTAGCAAATTCGCTCGTCTGGTTGATGTAATTACTCGTAAGCTGCAGGTGCAGGAGCGGATTACTTCAGAAATCGCCGACATTCTAGATGATGTGCTGAAGCCGCATGGCGTCATGGTTGTTGTTGAGGGAGAACATATGTGCATGTGCTCAAGAGGCGTGAAGAAATACGGTAGTAAAACGATTACCTCAGCTGTTCGCGGTTCTTTCCGCTCGGACTCGACACTTCGTGCCGAATTTCTGTCTTTGTTAAAATAA
- a CDS encoding HD-GYP domain-containing protein, with protein sequence MKYVHLDSVEPGQILGRTIFASNGAVLLSEDVQLTVFMINTLNRIGVTMIYIKDPNLEDVEIPEILSDETKRIVMQQMGQTFAAIQSGKEFNSRAMSISINTLLDEIMKNRDVLVQLTDIRTQDNEMYVHATNVCMMAVLIGINMGFNGTQLKELAIGALLHDVGKVELVCDDESPDMKRHHTWRGFELLKNKREFSLLIAHVAFQHHEMLNGQGVPRGLMSEEIHIYAKITAVANMYDNLLFDVSLGRRMLPHEACEHMMALAETKLDRDVLIQFLKIVSIYPTGASVRLSNRETGVVVGQHRGLPSRPIVRIVKQDAMDKALDIKEIDLAKHTTVFIEQVL encoded by the coding sequence ATGAAATATGTGCATTTGGATTCCGTTGAGCCGGGTCAAATTTTGGGCCGAACGATATTTGCCAGCAATGGAGCCGTTTTGCTTTCAGAAGATGTGCAATTAACGGTGTTTATGATTAACACACTTAACCGAATCGGAGTCACGATGATTTACATCAAAGACCCGAACCTAGAGGATGTAGAGATTCCGGAAATTCTTTCGGATGAAACCAAGCGTATCGTCATGCAGCAAATGGGTCAAACGTTCGCGGCTATCCAATCGGGTAAGGAATTTAACTCGCGAGCTATGAGTATTTCGATTAATACGCTGCTCGATGAGATCATGAAAAATCGTGATGTCCTCGTGCAGTTGACGGATATTCGTACGCAAGATAACGAGATGTATGTTCATGCAACGAACGTCTGTATGATGGCCGTGCTCATTGGGATTAATATGGGATTCAATGGAACCCAATTGAAGGAGCTCGCCATTGGTGCGCTTCTGCATGATGTGGGCAAGGTGGAGCTTGTTTGCGATGATGAATCGCCCGATATGAAGAGGCATCATACTTGGCGCGGTTTCGAGCTTCTGAAGAACAAGCGGGAATTCAGTCTGCTTATTGCCCATGTGGCCTTCCAGCATCATGAAATGCTTAACGGTCAAGGAGTTCCGAGAGGACTTATGAGTGAAGAGATTCATATTTATGCGAAAATTACGGCCGTAGCGAATATGTATGATAATCTGCTCTTCGATGTCTCCTTAGGGCGTCGTATGCTGCCGCATGAGGCTTGCGAGCATATGATGGCGCTAGCGGAGACCAAGCTTGATCGCGATGTTTTGATCCAGTTTCTGAAAATCGTCTCGATCTATCCGACGGGGGCTTCCGTTCGTTTGTCCAATCGGGAAACGGGTGTTGTTGTCGGACAGCATAGAGGACTGCCAAGCCGTCCAATTGTTAGAATCGTGAAGCAGGATGCGATGGACAAGGCGCTGGATATTAAAGAAATTGATCTAGCCAAGCATACGACCGTTTTCATCGAACAGGTTCTGTAA
- the queG gene encoding tRNA epoxyqueuosine(34) reductase QueG — MAVSIAAGTDADWRRLQQEIVEAAPSLGIDKIGFTSAEPFTELKEILLRHREKGFESGFEEPDIEKRVHPSLSFDAPQSIISIAVAYPSKLPNPPRSEPGAYRGIISRSSWGSDYHDVLRDRLAKLEAFIAERVPDARLQSMVDTGALVDRAVAERAGIGWTGKNCAVITPEWGSWVYLGEMITNIPFTSDTSIMDQCGDCTICIDACPTGALVGPGQLNSSRCISFITQTKGYVDDEFKLKIGNRLYGCDTCQIVCPKNKGMNWTHHPELEPDPEKVKPLLIPLLTMSNKDFKEQYGRIAASWRGKKPIQRNAIIALGNFKDRSAVPVLRELLLTDPRPEIRAAAAWALGRIGGEDAAAALDKARAAEQEPAVKQDIEKALDVISHSTPELGEKEQI; from the coding sequence TTGGCGGTTTCCATAGCAGCAGGAACAGATGCGGATTGGCGCAGGCTACAACAAGAGATAGTGGAAGCCGCGCCATCTCTCGGTATTGATAAGATCGGCTTCACGTCAGCGGAGCCGTTCACGGAACTGAAAGAGATCCTTCTCCGCCATAGGGAGAAGGGGTTTGAATCCGGCTTCGAGGAGCCGGATATCGAGAAGCGGGTACATCCCAGCTTAAGCTTCGACGCGCCGCAGTCGATCATTTCTATCGCTGTTGCGTACCCGTCGAAACTGCCGAACCCTCCCCGATCCGAGCCTGGGGCTTATCGGGGGATTATTTCGCGCTCCTCGTGGGGGAGCGACTACCACGACGTGCTTCGCGATCGGCTCGCGAAGCTGGAGGCTTTCATCGCGGAGCGAGTGCCTGACGCGAGACTGCAGAGCATGGTCGACACGGGTGCACTGGTCGACCGAGCCGTAGCCGAGCGGGCCGGGATCGGCTGGACCGGCAAAAATTGCGCCGTCATCACCCCCGAGTGGGGATCGTGGGTTTATTTGGGCGAAATGATCACGAATATACCGTTTACATCCGATACATCTATTATGGATCAGTGCGGGGACTGCACGATTTGTATCGATGCTTGTCCCACGGGAGCGCTGGTTGGCCCGGGGCAGCTAAATTCAAGCCGCTGCATCTCCTTCATCACACAGACCAAAGGCTATGTCGATGATGAGTTTAAGCTCAAAATCGGCAACCGCCTCTACGGCTGTGATACCTGCCAGATCGTCTGTCCGAAGAACAAGGGGATGAACTGGACGCATCACCCGGAGCTAGAGCCTGACCCCGAGAAGGTCAAGCCGCTATTAATCCCCTTGCTGACCATGTCAAACAAGGATTTCAAAGAGCAGTACGGGCGCATCGCAGCGTCCTGGAGAGGCAAGAAGCCGATCCAGCGCAATGCGATTATCGCGCTGGGGAATTTCAAGGACAGATCAGCTGTGCCCGTCCTAAGAGAGCTGCTGCTGACCGATCCGCGACCTGAGATCAGGGCTGCGGCGGCTTGGGCACTAGGGCGGATTGGCGGCGAAGATGCTGCGGCCGCTCTTGATAAAGCCCGAGCAGCCGAGCAGGAACCTGCTGTTAAGCAAGATATCGAGAAGGCACTCGATGTTATAAGCCATTCTACACCTGAGTTGGGGGAGAAAGAGCAGATATGA
- a CDS encoding TetR/AcrR family transcriptional regulator yields MASNKDRIMEAAMDLFHDHGFQGTGLEDILTSSGVCKSNFYYHFKSKEELGLKVIERKVQEMRQSVMEPSLGNVKLSPKQRVLSLFERMLAFCEEHECRRGCFFGNLALELSDSSEELRKPLSRFFSELTAEVESCLQEGKRRGELLLQGLTPVELATPIVSLLQGGMLLTKTHKDSRALRDSIKVLTVCIG; encoded by the coding sequence ATGGCTAGCAACAAAGACCGCATCATGGAAGCTGCCATGGATTTATTTCACGATCATGGTTTTCAAGGAACGGGTCTGGAAGATATATTGACGAGCAGCGGAGTTTGCAAGAGCAATTTTTACTACCATTTTAAAAGTAAAGAAGAACTGGGTTTGAAAGTTATTGAGCGTAAGGTGCAGGAGATGCGGCAATCTGTGATGGAGCCTAGTCTAGGTAATGTGAAATTATCTCCGAAGCAGCGGGTGCTGAGCTTGTTTGAACGCATGCTGGCGTTTTGTGAGGAGCATGAATGCCGTAGAGGTTGCTTCTTCGGTAATCTGGCACTGGAGCTAAGCGATAGCTCTGAGGAGCTGCGTAAGCCGCTCAGCCGCTTTTTCAGTGAACTTACGGCTGAGGTGGAATCCTGTTTGCAGGAAGGTAAGAGACGAGGTGAGCTGCTGCTGCAGGGGTTAACCCCAGTGGAGCTGGCGACCCCTATTGTGTCCCTTCTACAGGGTGGGATGCTGCTTACCAAAACGCACAAAGACAGCAGAGCTCTGCGCGACAGTATCAAAGTTTTGACCGTTTGTATAGGGTAG
- the lepB gene encoding signal peptidase I produces MSFFVGRSESNKAASQSKTYNEAKSLTHELWDWTKSILVALLVVILVHQFGFNLSTVRGHSMQPTLQEGEWLFVNKAITYLKAPKRGEIVILKESEEFVAVQHPFLVKRIVAIAGDVVQGRAGYLYINGDKMEEPYTDTLIEDGDFGPTRVGQGHVFVMGDNRHAAASGDSRRFGAVPIGQIQGRAEYVLWPFAMAAKL; encoded by the coding sequence ATGAGCTTCTTTGTAGGACGCAGTGAATCGAATAAGGCAGCTTCTCAATCTAAGACCTATAATGAGGCTAAAAGCCTAACCCATGAGCTATGGGATTGGACGAAATCCATTCTTGTAGCTCTTCTTGTCGTTATTCTCGTACACCAATTCGGATTCAATCTCTCCACGGTTCGAGGTCACTCGATGCAGCCCACTTTGCAGGAAGGGGAGTGGTTGTTCGTGAATAAGGCCATTACGTACCTGAAGGCACCCAAACGCGGAGAGATTGTCATTCTCAAAGAGTCTGAGGAGTTTGTCGCGGTGCAGCATCCTTTCCTAGTTAAAAGGATTGTCGCGATTGCGGGCGACGTGGTGCAGGGCCGAGCCGGATATTTGTATATCAACGGCGACAAGATGGAGGAGCCGTATACGGATACGCTCATCGAGGACGGAGACTTTGGCCCGACACGCGTCGGGCAAGGCCACGTCTTCGTGATGGGCGATAATCGCCATGCGGCGGCAAGTGGCGACAGCCGCAGGTTCGGGGCTGTTCCGATCGGACAGATCCAAGGACGGGCCGAGTATGTGCTGTGGCCATTCGCGATGGCCGCGAAGCTTTAA
- a CDS encoding YneF family protein has translation MWSYLIPILTLIVGLVGGFFIGVFYLKRQLESMQNNPEMLQKMAKQMGYNMNKQQLNKAQQMMKNQKWK, from the coding sequence ATGTGGAGTTATCTGATTCCCATTCTCACGTTAATTGTTGGTTTGGTCGGTGGGTTCTTTATCGGCGTATTCTATTTAAAAAGACAGCTGGAATCCATGCAGAACAATCCGGAAATGCTGCAAAAAATGGCCAAGCAAATGGGCTACAACATGAACAAGCAGCAGCTGAACAAAGCGCAGCAAATGATGAAAAACCAAAAGTGGAAATAA
- a CDS encoding GNAT family N-acetyltransferase has translation MHVRSFQLGDTSSVKTLLQDVLSETCYEETIEAFARQLSWDTELVLIAQEEDEVVGMIIGTIDNNNGYYYRIAVATEYQRKGIGKALIEAMKQRFLHRNVKKIMVTVDVHNEMVLPVYESAGYSTSDFSRTAHRLSIVKKVSV, from the coding sequence ATGCACGTTCGTTCATTTCAGCTTGGTGATACCTCTTCGGTGAAGACACTTCTGCAGGATGTTTTATCGGAAACCTGTTATGAGGAAACGATTGAAGCTTTCGCACGTCAGCTATCATGGGATACAGAGCTTGTTTTAATTGCTCAAGAAGAAGATGAAGTTGTAGGCATGATTATCGGTACGATTGATAACAACAATGGCTACTACTATCGGATCGCAGTTGCAACAGAGTATCAACGTAAAGGTATCGGTAAAGCATTGATCGAAGCAATGAAGCAAAGGTTCCTTCATCGGAACGTGAAGAAGATAATGGTGACGGTGGATGTCCATAATGAAATGGTGCTGCCTGTGTACGAGTCTGCTGGTTACAGTACATCGGACTTTTCCCGTACCGCACATCGTCTTAGCATTGTGAAGAAAGTCAGTGTTTAA
- a CDS encoding DUF402 domain-containing protein, which produces MDNFAPYVIKSFKHDGHLHRMWLTNWRVPQHILHADHQQQEMMVFINSQTKIQEADGKEWVSRIPGVSFFIPKMWFNIVALIEETGVRYYCNVASPLYVTQQVLTYIDYDLDVIRMPDRSVHIVDQDEYERHKLNYHYSSLVETKVKEGLAALLSLVNEDKPPFQDDMVMYYYEQWEKYKNGGA; this is translated from the coding sequence ATGGATAACTTCGCGCCGTATGTGATAAAAAGCTTCAAACATGATGGACATCTTCACCGGATGTGGCTAACGAATTGGCGAGTTCCACAGCACATCCTACATGCCGATCATCAGCAGCAAGAAATGATGGTGTTTATTAACAGCCAGACCAAGATTCAGGAAGCTGACGGCAAGGAATGGGTTAGCCGCATTCCAGGGGTATCTTTTTTTATTCCCAAAATGTGGTTTAATATTGTTGCACTTATCGAAGAAACAGGTGTTAGATACTACTGCAATGTTGCATCTCCCCTGTATGTGACCCAGCAAGTACTGACTTATATTGACTACGACCTTGATGTTATTCGGATGCCGGATCGTTCCGTGCATATCGTAGATCAAGATGAATATGAACGCCATAAACTGAATTATCACTATTCTTCGCTTGTGGAAACGAAGGTGAAGGAAGGTCTTGCAGCTTTGCTATCGTTGGTGAACGAGGACAAGCCGCCGTTTCAAGACGATATGGTCATGTATTATTACGAGCAGTGGGAAAAGTATAAGAACGGAGGAGCATAA
- a CDS encoding methylated-DNA--[protein]-cysteine S-methyltransferase, whose product MTQKQTHAATILSYTEVTSPIGPLVLVSTLQGLCKVDFGTYDQNQEKLQQWANRWFGRHELQENADQLEPVVKQLEQYFRRERLSFEGELDLQGTDFQKQVWTALLSIPYGETASYKHIAEAIGSPKAVRAVGGANNKNPIPVIIPCHRIIGASGDLVGYGGGLPIKVLLLDLERSPNTVITNK is encoded by the coding sequence ATGACGCAGAAACAGACACATGCTGCGACCATCCTTTCCTATACGGAGGTTACCTCTCCAATAGGTCCGCTTGTTCTTGTATCGACCTTACAGGGGCTGTGCAAGGTTGATTTCGGCACCTACGATCAGAACCAAGAGAAGCTGCAGCAATGGGCTAACCGCTGGTTTGGCAGGCATGAGCTGCAAGAGAATGCAGATCAGCTCGAACCAGTTGTGAAACAGCTGGAGCAGTATTTTAGAAGAGAACGTTTAAGTTTTGAGGGTGAACTGGATTTACAGGGAACTGATTTTCAGAAACAAGTCTGGACAGCACTGCTTTCTATTCCATATGGAGAGACAGCTTCCTATAAACATATTGCAGAAGCCATAGGCTCACCGAAAGCCGTCAGAGCGGTTGGTGGAGCTAACAATAAAAACCCGATTCCGGTCATTATCCCCTGTCATCGCATTATTGGCGCTAGTGGCGACCTGGTCGGCTACGGCGGAGGGCTCCCGATTAAAGTGCTCTTGCTTGATTTGGAACGAAGCCCCAATACGGTGATAACTAATAAATAA